Within the Armatimonadota bacterium genome, the region GCTACATCAACCTGCTGAAGGCGGTACTGGAAAAGATTGACGAAGAAGATCCTGCCTACGCTGAGGTGCTGCAGAAGGAACTGCAGGCGATAGGTTAGTCTTCTGCAAAGTTTCCCCGAGGGCGCGGCTCTTGCCAAGCCGTGCCCTCCAGAGGATGGCACACCATACAAAGGATACCAGCGGCTCGGCAGGGGTATCGCCCTCTACAGGGTGAAGGCAGGAATCGCGCTGGACAGACTAATAACTTTGTCGTCCGCACACCCGCTACCCCACGCTCTGCGCCTTCACAAGGCGGCTTTTGACTAGTAGTCTGTCAATCGTCAATCTTGTCCACGGTTGTGCTCCGCCACCATCCGGGTGTCCTTGCGAGCCGCGCAGCGGCGAAGCCATCTCCTGCGCTAGAGCAACCGCACCCCTGTCCCCTCTCCGATGAGGAGAGGGGTGATTACGGTTCCCCCTTCCCTCGCAGGGAAGGGGGCCAGGGGGTTAGGTGGAGGGCACACCAGCGGCTTTGCAGGAACCTCGCCCTCCAGATGTGACAGTTCACGAAACCCATCCGTAGGGGCAGACCTGCGTGTCTGCCCCCTCAACGCCGTACCGAAACCTGCCCCCCAACGCCTTATTGTACCTTCCGGTACTCTACCTTGCCGTGCGCCATCACCTTGACGATGAGGAACCCTCGCCCCGGCGGTCGTTCGCCCTCAAAGCGGATCTCCGCACGCTCGTCGGGTCGTAAGTGGAACCCTTGTGTGTGCCTTCCTCCAGCAGTCAGGCGATACATGCCCACCGCATCGCCCCAGGTCTCCAGCGGGGTGATGACCTGTACCACTCCCTCTATCAGGTCGTCCGTGCCGTTACGCAGATGCACCACCAGCGCGTGGCGATCGATATGTACCTCCCACTCCGGGAAGTACTCCCGACCGACCTCCAGAATATCCTCGTAACTCTGCCCGTCCCATTCCAGCTGGGCACGCACCACTCCAGTGCGCCGCGGCGTGTCGAAGCACAACAGCACTTTCCATGTCTGCGCCTCGCCGGGCGGCAGGTCAAACGGAATCTCCGCTGGAACGGTGTGCCATCCTTCGGGAACCACCAGACGTACCACGCCAGCGGCATTGCGGTCGCGCAGGTTGTTGACCACCCCCACCTCTATGGTGTTGATGGTAACGCCTCCCTGAGGGATGTGGATACCCGTTTTGACGTCACCGCGCACGCTCACCGCGACGGGCAGATAGCCGATGGGGTCTGCACCCAGATTGTGCTGCCAGTAGCGCACAGTCACCGGCTGCACAGGCTCGGTGACGGCTCCTAGCACACGGCGCCCTCCCTTCGGAGCAAACGGTTTGGGTTTCAGCAGGAAGGTCTCGATGGCGAAGCTATCCAGGGGAAACTCCACCCCGCCGTCCTGCAGAGCGACAGGCTGCAGAGGCTCCTCCAGCAGGTTCGCGTGGTGCGCCTCCAGAACGCCTGAATGCCACTGCAGGCGCACCCTGTCGCCAAAGCCGGTGGGGTCGTACAGACGCACCGCGATGCCCTTGCTTTCGGCGTCCACCGGGTGCGATTCGAAACGCCCCGTCGGGTTATCCGCAGGCTTGAGGGCGGTGAGGATAGCCTGCTGTGCCTCTACCTGCAGAAAGGAGTAGTCCAGAGGTAACGCACCGCCGTGCAGCATTCCCTGCACCGTCTGCAGCGGGTTGTTCACCTCCCAGCCCACGCGAGCAACCCCTCCTCTCCGCCAGTCGCCAGCATGGGGATACAGGCTGTAGCGGAAGAGATGGGTCTTGTGTTCGGGGATGAACACAAAGGGCAGTCTATCGGGTTGACCCCACGGTGTGCCTCCCCACGCCGCGGTGTGCATCAGGAACAGCACCATCGTGTCGTCGTTTTCTACCGAGTTCAACACGTTGCCCGTGTTCACCAGCGCGACGCCGTAGTCGTCAGCAGGCAGGGGATGCTCTACGATGTTGGCATCGGCAGGCAGAACCACCGCGGCGGAGTGCTCTATCTGCGCTGCCATCTGCTCTACCATCTCCTGCAGGGAGGTTTCATCCTTCGCTGCAATCACCAGCACGGGCAGAGGCTGCCAGCCATCGGGCATGTCGGGGTCTTCCACGAGAGCAATGCCCTGCCCCTCCTGCAAGATGGCTTGCAATCGCGATGCCTGTGCTTTGGGCAAGCGAGCCAGCAGGTCCGCAAGCAGGGTGTTATCGCCGTTCAGGCTGAGCAGCACCCGCAAAGACATGCCCAGCGACAGGTCTTCATTGGGGTTGTGGGGGAAGGGCAGGATGGTATCTTCCACAGGCAGTTGCAGGCGGCGCGGGGCGTCGAAGTCGTCGTAAACGGGAGTGCAGGGCACGCCTTTGCGAATCAATGCGCGCTGCAGGGTGTATGCCGCCTGCACGCTGGCGGGATGGTGGGAAGTGACCAGATGGCACATACCGAAGGGGCGTTGCTGACCGTCGGCGAAGCGCACCCACGCCGCACCCGACAGGTCGCCCCACTGGCAGGCGTGTCGCGCTCCGCACTCCGAATAGTTGCGCCACT harbors:
- a CDS encoding alpha-mannosidase, with product MAQRTCTYVVPGFHSDVVWLEDQRDYAVSLLGDMHQNLQILRMDPHYGVFLHELTYLKPYLDTHPEALSEVRRWVQEGRIGTGGSHSQPTETVIGGEGIVRNILYGRWYHEGVLGDQPWIYMPWDVFGHSAQLGQILRKSRFRGCIWSKDIRGALAVFWHLALDGEPLLFKRMGYWFPNSDPDTFLKAIDDFFQEMRSLGFTADCRLDCVDFKPPTAWMAGRGEELAQREHAVILSGIGHEQWFEHAFRQHEQHTVSIPVTSRDYEWHHQGTGLSRIELKIANRLAEQSLHQAEFFATVAHLLGAEYPDKALDKAWRQLLFNQHHDGIAGPLCDRAFLDMMAGFREALELAHDVRSRSLRYICDQTDTAYTAPPPTVITLQVHNALNWSRTDAVRVTLRFPKPVSGFRIEDSEGNPVPCQLESPLPPRLPLHEAEVTLLARDIPPMGFRTYRVVETDTLPPAPKRIPGYTIENEFFRVTADPQLGGGLSSIYDKQAGREVLNLQAGPGNEIVALLEKADRAEPAWECYTLGPKWFSRDYAANVQAWQGPVQSRLVIRGEMRSCEREQVVSLTQGVCRIDFATQLQRYRGENELFVVTFPVNVQNAEPVFEERFGAITKRKSKGKLDFRFHQWRNYSECGARHACQWGDLSGAAWVRFADGQQRPFGMCHLVTSHHPASVQAAYTLQRALIRKGVPCTPVYDDFDAPRRLQLPVEDTILPFPHNPNEDLSLGMSLRVLLSLNGDNTLLADLLARLPKAQASRLQAILQEGQGIALVEDPDMPDGWQPLPVLVIAAKDETSLQEMVEQMAAQIEHSAAVVLPADANIVEHPLPADDYGVALVNTGNVLNSVENDDTMVLFLMHTAAWGGTPWGQPDRLPFVFIPEHKTHLFRYSLYPHAGDWRRGGVARVGWEVNNPLQTVQGMLHGGALPLDYSFLQVEAQQAILTALKPADNPTGRFESHPVDAESKGIAVRLYDPTGFGDRVRLQWHSGVLEAHHANLLEEPLQPVALQDGGVEFPLDSFAIETFLLKPKPFAPKGGRRVLGAVTEPVQPVTVRYWQHNLGADPIGYLPVAVSVRGDVKTGIHIPQGGVTINTIEVGVVNNLRDRNAAGVVRLVVPEGWHTVPAEIPFDLPPGEAQTWKVLLCFDTPRRTGVVRAQLEWDGQSYEDILEVGREYFPEWEVHIDRHALVVHLRNGTDDLIEGVVQVITPLETWGDAVGMYRLTAGGRHTQGFHLRPDERAEIRFEGERPPGRGFLIVKVMAHGKVEYRKVQ